Proteins co-encoded in one Campylobacter jejuni genomic window:
- the rpsF gene encoding 30S ribosomal protein S6 — protein sequence MKHYEVLFILKPTLTEEEVNAKLEFVKEVLTKNGAEIETVVPMGTRKLAYKIKKYERGTYFVIYFKAPTNLIAELERVLRITEEVIRFLIVKYENKKEIAAWEKLSHGIKQSKKEIKPLDAPEIQ from the coding sequence ATGAAACATTATGAGGTTTTATTTATCTTAAAACCAACACTTACCGAAGAGGAAGTGAATGCGAAGTTGGAATTTGTTAAAGAAGTCCTAACCAAAAATGGTGCAGAAATTGAAACTGTTGTTCCAATGGGCACTAGAAAATTAGCGTATAAAATCAAAAAATACGAAAGAGGAACTTATTTTGTGATTTATTTCAAAGCTCCTACAAACTTGATCGCTGAGCTTGAAAGGGTGTTAAGAATCACTGAAGAAGTAATAAGATTTTTAATCGTAAAATATGAAAATAAAAAAGAAATTGCAGCTTGGGAAAAACTAAGCCACGGGATTAAGCAATCTAAAAAAGAAATCAAACCTTTAGATGCTCCTGAAATTCAATAA
- the ssb gene encoding single-stranded DNA-binding protein, with product MFNKVVLVGNLTRDIEMRYAQSGSAIGASAIAVTRRFTTNGEKREETCFIDISFYGRTAEVANQYLTKGSKVLIEGRLRFEQWNDQNGQNRSKHSIQVENMEMLGGNSNAPQQGGNFGNNSFSNNNYSGNYENQSYDPYMSENQNFNKAKANPAPQRNQNPQHEEKLKEIDIDAYDSDDTNLPF from the coding sequence ATGTTTAACAAAGTTGTTTTGGTTGGAAATCTTACACGCGATATAGAAATGCGTTATGCACAAAGCGGTAGTGCTATTGGAGCTTCCGCTATAGCAGTAACAAGAAGATTTACCACAAATGGAGAAAAAAGAGAAGAAACTTGCTTTATTGATATAAGCTTTTATGGTCGCACCGCAGAAGTTGCAAACCAATACCTTACAAAAGGTTCAAAAGTACTCATAGAAGGACGTTTGAGATTTGAACAATGGAATGATCAAAATGGACAAAATCGCTCTAAGCATAGCATTCAAGTTGAAAATATGGAAATGCTTGGCGGCAATTCCAATGCTCCACAACAAGGTGGAAATTTTGGCAATAATAGCTTTTCAAACAACAATTATAGTGGAAACTATGAAAATCAAAGCTATGATCCTTATATGAGTGAAAATCAAAATTTTAATAAAGCAAAAGCAAACCCTGCTCCACAAAGAAACCAAAACCCACAACACGAAGAAAAATTAAAAGAAATTGATATCGATGCTTATGATAGCGATGATACTAATTTACCATTTTAA
- a CDS encoding NAD(P)H-dependent oxidoreductase → MNFKELISKRRACKLFNDKKINEKDLHFILESGVLAPSSHGFEPWKFVVLEQKEHNLKLSTLCYNQQNVASASHNIIFLARKDLQSKDEFAQKQVRRFSDSSEENFQKILEIYTHKTNAMNDNELYHYAQLQCYLAMMQMSLAAMSLGIDSCMIGGFEKAKVDDFLNLTYPFETAVILSLGYKAYEPKYSTQRLNFNEVVEFYKEK, encoded by the coding sequence ATGAATTTTAAAGAACTAATTTCAAAACGCAGAGCTTGTAAACTTTTTAATGATAAAAAAATCAATGAAAAGGATTTGCATTTTATCTTAGAAAGTGGAGTCTTAGCCCCAAGCTCACATGGATTTGAGCCTTGGAAATTTGTAGTATTGGAACAAAAAGAACACAATCTTAAACTCTCAACTCTATGTTACAATCAACAAAATGTAGCAAGTGCGAGTCATAATATCATTTTTCTAGCAAGAAAAGATCTTCAAAGCAAAGATGAATTTGCACAAAAACAAGTGCGTCGTTTCTCAGATTCTAGCGAAGAAAATTTTCAAAAAATTTTAGAAATTTACACCCATAAAACCAATGCAATGAATGATAATGAACTCTATCATTACGCACAACTTCAATGCTATCTTGCTATGATGCAAATGTCACTAGCTGCAATGAGCTTAGGTATTGATTCTTGTATGATAGGTGGCTTTGAAAAAGCTAAAGTTGATGATTTTCTTAATTTAACTTATCCTTTTGAAACTGCTGTAATTTTATCCTTAGGATATAAAGCCTATGAACCAAAATATTCTACTCAACGCTTAAATTTTAATGAAGTCGTCGAATTTTACAAGGAAAAATAA
- the pgsA gene encoding CDP-diacylglycerol--glycerol-3-phosphate 3-phosphatidyltransferase → MNLPNILAIFRMVLAPLLFFLLIHHFENIHQSWINYFAALTFSLAALSDFFDGYIARTWKQTTKLGGILDPLADKMLVLSAFLGLLLTGKANEWVIYIILVREFFITGFRVVMISENLNVNASFAGKLKTAFQMTAIGFLIMEWIGGEILLYIALILTLYSGFEYIYTYIKAQKKGEK, encoded by the coding sequence ATGAATTTACCCAATATCTTGGCGATTTTTAGAATGGTTTTAGCGCCTTTGCTATTTTTTTTATTAATTCATCATTTTGAAAATATTCATCAAAGTTGGATTAACTATTTTGCTGCTTTAACTTTTTCATTAGCGGCTTTAAGTGATTTTTTTGATGGATACATCGCAAGAACTTGGAAACAAACCACAAAACTGGGTGGAATCTTAGATCCATTAGCCGATAAAATGCTTGTTTTATCAGCTTTTTTAGGGCTTTTACTTACAGGAAAAGCTAATGAATGGGTAATTTATATTATATTAGTAAGGGAATTTTTTATCACAGGTTTTAGAGTTGTAATGATTAGCGAAAATTTAAATGTCAATGCTTCTTTTGCAGGCAAACTTAAAACCGCTTTTCAAATGACTGCGATAGGATTTTTAATCATGGAGTGGATAGGCGGTGAAATTCTACTTTACATAGCTTTGATTTTAACTCTTTATTCTGGATTTGAATACATCTATACTTATATAAAAGCTCAAAAAAAAGGAGAAAAATGA
- the bamD gene encoding outer membrane protein assembly factor BamD gives MKKGIFLLVFLSVFFNACSTKNDEGLYNLSASEWYKQIIKDLQDKDLEKADDHYNGMASEHVADPLLETTLIILAQAHMDEEEYKLAEFYLDEYNKKFGNSRNADYIRYLKIKAKFDAFAVPNRNQALMLESQKEIDTFLKDYPYTEYEPLVQTMLTKFNLAVFYLNSTIENLYQRIGHDESVQIYKQRLQESEFYQQSIIKPELPWYRSIFERF, from the coding sequence ATGAAAAAGGGTATTTTTTTATTGGTTTTTTTAAGTGTTTTTTTTAATGCGTGTAGTACGAAAAATGATGAAGGTTTATACAATCTTAGTGCTAGTGAGTGGTATAAACAAATTATTAAAGATTTACAGGACAAGGATTTGGAAAAAGCCGATGATCATTATAATGGTATGGCAAGTGAGCACGTTGCCGATCCTTTATTGGAAACTACTTTAATTATTTTAGCACAAGCTCATATGGATGAAGAGGAATATAAGTTAGCTGAATTTTATTTAGATGAATATAATAAAAAATTTGGAAATTCACGCAATGCTGATTATATTCGTTATCTTAAAATTAAAGCAAAATTTGATGCATTTGCAGTGCCAAATCGTAATCAGGCTTTAATGCTTGAAAGCCAAAAAGAAATAGATACTTTTTTGAAAGATTATCCTTATACAGAATATGAACCTTTGGTTCAAACAATGCTTACAAAATTTAATTTAGCGGTTTTTTATCTTAATAGTACTATAGAAAATCTATACCAGCGCATAGGGCATGATGAAAGTGTGCAAATTTATAAACAAAGACTTCAAGAAAGTGAATTTTATCAGCAAAGTATTATCAAACCTGAGCTCCCTTGGTATAGAAGTATATTTGAAAGATTTTAA
- a CDS encoding NAD(P)H-dependent oxidoreductase, whose amino-acid sequence MKKELEIFSTRYSCRNFKNEKLKKEDLNSILEIARLSPSSLGLEPWKFIVVQDEKRKEELSKICNQQKHVKDCAALIIIISRLDFLDYFEEKLRKRDMSETEIQKRLDAYMPFLKSLNQEEKISYAREQAHIALASILYSANALNIASCTIGGFDKEKLDSYLSLDIQKERSSLVVALGYCNDEKNPQKNRFSFDEVVKFI is encoded by the coding sequence ATGAAAAAAGAACTTGAAATTTTTAGCACAAGATATTCTTGTAGAAATTTTAAAAATGAAAAACTCAAAAAAGAGGATTTAAATTCTATTTTAGAAATAGCAAGATTAAGCCCAAGCTCCTTAGGACTGGAACCTTGGAAATTTATAGTAGTGCAAGATGAGAAAAGAAAAGAAGAACTTTCTAAAATTTGCAACCAGCAAAAACATGTAAAAGATTGCGCTGCGTTAATTATCATCATTTCAAGACTTGATTTTTTGGATTATTTTGAAGAAAAACTTAGAAAAAGAGATATGAGTGAAACAGAAATTCAAAAACGCTTAGATGCTTATATGCCTTTTTTAAAATCTCTAAATCAAGAAGAAAAAATATCTTATGCAAGAGAACAAGCTCATATAGCTCTAGCTAGCATACTTTACAGTGCTAATGCTTTAAATATAGCAAGTTGCACTATAGGTGGTTTTGATAAAGAAAAGCTTGATTCTTATTTATCACTTGATATTCAAAAAGAAAGATCAAGTTTGGTGGTAGCTTTAGGATATTGCAACGATGAAAAAAATCCTCAAAAAAATCGTTTTAGTTTTGATGAAGTTGTAAAATTTATTTAA
- the lon gene encoding endopeptidase La yields the protein MQIEEIQNYPANLPVLVEDELFLYPFMITPIFINDSSNMKALDLAIKNDSMLFVAPSRLENGRNFDEIYNCGVIGTIMRKVPLPDGRVKILFQGYAKGKIIEQISNKPLEAKIELIKEDFLEGTKKEALLEVLKEKVKNLANISHYFSPDLLRTIEEGFDASRICDLILNTVRIKKQVAYEFFVLTDLEQKLVKLIDLIAQEIEANKIQKEIKNKVHSRIDKVNKEYFLKEQLRQIQKELGSDTQKEDEVREYQKRLELKKKFMHEDAYKEIKKQIEKFERIHQDNSEASMIQTYIETALDIPFEKISKKKLDIKEVSKQLNHDHYALNKPKERIEEYFAVRELLEKRKIAEKDGAKVILCLYGPPGVGKTSLANSVSKALKRELIRIALGGLEDVNELRGHRRTYIGAMPGRITQGLIEAKQINPVIVLDEIDKLNRSFRGDPSAVLLEILDPEQNSKFRDYYLNFNIDLSKVIFIATANDISNIPAPLRDRMEFIELSSYTPSEKFHIMKKYLIPDELKKHGLKSNELSIDDETIELIISDYTRESGVRNLRRKVAELCRKSAKKLLLENIKKVIINTKNLNEFLDKKVFEIEKNNGENQVGQVNGLAWTSVGGDVLKVEAVKIKGKGELTLTGSLGDVMKESARIAFSMIKVLIDEGKIKIPKKIIIDPKVNVYDSYNIHIHVPDGATPKDGPSAGITISTAIASIFSDKKVKADVAMTGEIDLKGKVLPIGGLKEKLIAAYKADIKTALIPRKNYERDLKDIPSEVRDNMEIIAVDTFSDVLEYTLV from the coding sequence ATGCAGATTGAAGAGATACAAAATTATCCAGCAAATTTACCAGTATTGGTTGAAGATGAATTATTTTTATATCCTTTTATGATAACTCCTATTTTTATTAACGATTCATCCAATATGAAAGCTTTAGATCTTGCGATTAAAAATGATAGCATGCTTTTTGTTGCACCTTCAAGGTTGGAAAATGGAAGAAATTTTGATGAAATTTATAATTGCGGAGTGATTGGGACTATCATGCGAAAAGTTCCTTTACCCGATGGAAGGGTGAAAATACTTTTTCAAGGATATGCTAAGGGTAAAATTATAGAGCAAATTTCTAATAAACCTTTAGAAGCCAAGATAGAACTTATAAAAGAAGACTTTTTAGAAGGAACTAAAAAAGAAGCGCTTCTTGAAGTTTTAAAAGAGAAGGTAAAAAATTTGGCAAATATTAGTCATTATTTTTCTCCAGATCTTTTAAGAACAATTGAAGAAGGTTTTGATGCGTCTAGGATTTGTGATTTGATTTTAAATACTGTGCGTATTAAAAAACAAGTTGCTTATGAGTTTTTTGTTTTAACAGATCTTGAGCAAAAATTAGTAAAATTAATAGATTTAATTGCCCAAGAAATAGAAGCCAATAAAATTCAAAAAGAAATTAAAAATAAAGTACATTCTCGTATTGATAAGGTAAATAAAGAATATTTTTTAAAAGAACAATTAAGACAAATTCAAAAAGAGCTTGGTTCTGACACACAAAAAGAAGATGAGGTTAGAGAGTATCAAAAGCGTCTGGAGTTAAAGAAGAAATTTATGCACGAAGACGCTTATAAAGAAATCAAAAAACAAATTGAAAAATTCGAACGCATTCATCAAGATAATTCCGAAGCATCGATGATTCAAACTTACATAGAAACAGCATTAGATATTCCTTTTGAAAAAATTTCTAAGAAAAAACTTGATATTAAAGAAGTTTCAAAACAGCTCAACCATGATCATTATGCATTAAACAAACCAAAAGAACGCATAGAAGAATATTTTGCAGTTAGGGAACTTTTAGAAAAAAGAAAAATAGCAGAAAAAGATGGTGCTAAAGTTATACTTTGTCTTTATGGACCTCCTGGCGTGGGTAAAACTTCACTGGCAAATTCTGTTTCAAAAGCTTTAAAAAGAGAGCTTATTCGCATAGCCTTAGGCGGACTTGAAGATGTTAATGAGCTACGTGGTCATCGTAGAACTTATATAGGCGCTATGCCTGGACGTATTACCCAAGGACTCATAGAGGCAAAACAAATTAATCCTGTAATTGTATTGGATGAAATTGATAAATTAAATCGCAGTTTTAGAGGCGATCCAAGTGCGGTGCTTTTAGAAATTTTAGATCCAGAGCAAAATTCTAAATTTAGGGATTATTATTTAAATTTTAATATTGATTTAAGTAAAGTCATTTTTATAGCAACGGCAAATGATATTAGCAATATTCCTGCACCTTTAAGAGATAGAATGGAATTTATAGAACTTAGCTCTTATACTCCAAGTGAAAAATTTCATATAATGAAAAAATATTTAATTCCAGATGAGCTTAAAAAACATGGCTTAAAATCCAATGAATTATCTATTGATGATGAAACTATAGAGCTAATCATTAGTGATTATACTCGTGAATCAGGAGTCAGAAATTTGCGTCGCAAAGTGGCAGAGTTGTGTCGTAAGAGTGCTAAAAAACTACTTTTAGAAAATATTAAAAAAGTCATTATTAATACAAAAAATTTGAATGAATTTTTAGATAAAAAAGTTTTTGAAATAGAAAAAAATAATGGAGAAAATCAAGTAGGTCAGGTTAATGGTTTGGCTTGGACAAGTGTAGGTGGAGATGTTTTAAAAGTAGAGGCTGTAAAAATTAAAGGTAAAGGAGAATTAACGCTCACGGGAAGTTTGGGTGATGTAATGAAAGAATCAGCTAGAATTGCTTTTAGCATGATAAAAGTTTTAATCGATGAAGGAAAAATAAAAATACCTAAAAAAATAATTATCGATCCTAAAGTTAATGTTTATGATAGTTATAATATTCATATACATGTGCCAGATGGAGCTACTCCAAAAGATGGCCCAAGTGCAGGCATTACGATAAGCACAGCTATTGCTTCTATTTTTAGTGATAAAAAGGTTAAAGCAGATGTTGCAATGACAGGTGAAATAGATTTAAAAGGAAAAGTTTTACCAATAGGCGGATTAAAAGAAAAATTAATTGCAGCTTATAAAGCAGATATAAAAACAGCTTTAATCCCAAGAAAAAATTACGAAAGGGATTTAAAAGATATTCCTAGTGAGGTTAGAGACAATATGGAAATCATTGCTGTTGATACTTTTAGTGATGTTTTAGAATATACTTTGGTTTAA
- a CDS encoding VirK family antimicrobial peptide resistance protein: MNKKFSYPIPNFTDRRKSIIFWRYLRFQARKILYFPQVRLLEKTLNEEKNKHLKDFFSQRPYACYNAIRRFCDKSFKANERVKTLIYDVDKGLTCFKFLPEEQMIFSFDEDFELFLGYNHNVYEEGFWAFSLKFKKYTISQCNFCFTLENNLLLSCIQGYKYKDFNILEINKILTKKCHGLRPVALLIECSKMLCEILKLQATLGVHEKNQIRSQKGKEKGYFVDYQKIWLENGGELIKIDKHKYYKLHHSQKNLEEIPSQKRSMYKKRFAMLENIKQNLFQILSK, translated from the coding sequence GTGAATAAAAAATTTTCCTACCCTATTCCAAATTTTACTGATAGAAGAAAAAGTATCATCTTTTGGCGCTATTTACGTTTTCAAGCAAGAAAAATTCTATATTTTCCTCAAGTAAGGCTTCTAGAAAAAACGCTTAATGAAGAAAAAAATAAACATTTAAAAGACTTTTTCTCTCAAAGACCCTATGCTTGCTACAATGCTATAAGAAGATTTTGCGATAAAAGTTTTAAAGCAAATGAACGCGTTAAAACACTTATTTATGATGTTGATAAGGGACTTACTTGTTTTAAATTTCTTCCCGAAGAACAAATGATTTTTTCTTTTGATGAAGATTTTGAGCTTTTTTTAGGATATAACCATAATGTTTACGAAGAAGGTTTTTGGGCTTTTTCTTTAAAATTTAAAAAATACACTATTTCACAATGTAATTTTTGCTTTACTTTAGAAAATAATCTTCTACTTTCTTGCATACAAGGATATAAATACAAAGATTTTAATATTTTAGAAATTAATAAAATTTTAACTAAAAAATGTCATGGTTTGCGCCCTGTTGCTTTACTTATAGAATGCTCTAAGATGCTTTGTGAAATTTTAAAACTTCAAGCTACTTTAGGTGTACATGAAAAAAATCAAATCCGTTCTCAAAAAGGAAAAGAAAAAGGATATTTTGTAGATTATCAAAAAATTTGGCTAGAAAATGGTGGAGAATTAATAAAAATCGATAAACACAAATACTACAAGCTCCACCACTCGCAAAAAAACCTAGAAGAAATCCCTTCACAAAAACGCTCCATGTATAAAAAACGTTTTGCCATGCTTGAAAATATTAAACAAAATTTATTCCAAATTTTATCTAAATAA
- the rseP gene encoding RIP metalloprotease RseP, with protein MRSLLLLIVILILGIKFYSIEFLATVLVISFLIFFHELGHFLAARSLGVKVEVFSIGFGKSLIEREFKGTNYRLSALPLGGYVKLKGQDDMRPGFENLDKDSYSILSPLKKIYILFAGPFFNLILAFFLYIIIGNLGLNKLAPQIGNIAPNSAAQEIGLQKNDTILEINGVKIQSFDEISKHLSLEPLKILIDREGKNLEFTLTPKIGQGYNDFGQIVEKPQLGVSPNGTSTLVKHQGLESFKYAIQESFQASTLIIKGIIKLISGEVEAKNLGGIITMTEITSKAAQNSFTLLLFITALISINLGILNLLPIPMLDGGHILFNLYEMIFRRKVPQRAFEYLSYAGMAILLSLMLFATYNDISRIAGE; from the coding sequence ATGAGATCTTTATTGCTTTTAATTGTTATTTTGATTTTGGGAATTAAATTTTATTCTATTGAATTTTTAGCAACTGTTTTAGTCATCTCATTTTTAATTTTCTTTCACGAATTAGGACATTTTTTAGCTGCAAGATCTTTGGGTGTAAAAGTTGAAGTCTTTAGCATAGGATTTGGAAAAAGTCTTATAGAGCGTGAATTTAAAGGCACGAACTATCGCTTAAGTGCTTTGCCACTTGGAGGATATGTTAAACTTAAAGGACAAGATGATATGCGTCCTGGTTTTGAAAATCTAGACAAAGATAGCTATAGCATTTTAAGTCCTTTAAAAAAGATTTATATTCTTTTTGCTGGACCATTTTTTAATCTAATTTTAGCTTTTTTTCTTTATATTATCATAGGAAATTTAGGTCTAAACAAACTTGCTCCGCAAATAGGAAACATAGCGCCAAACTCTGCTGCACAAGAAATAGGACTTCAAAAAAATGATACTATCTTAGAAATTAACGGTGTAAAAATTCAAAGCTTTGATGAAATTTCAAAGCATTTAAGTTTAGAGCCTTTGAAAATATTAATCGATAGAGAAGGAAAAAATTTAGAATTTACCCTAACTCCAAAAATAGGACAAGGATATAATGACTTTGGACAAATCGTTGAAAAACCTCAACTTGGAGTCAGTCCAAATGGGACAAGCACTCTTGTAAAACATCAAGGTTTAGAAAGTTTTAAATATGCCATACAAGAAAGTTTTCAAGCTTCTACACTCATCATCAAGGGTATAATAAAACTCATAAGTGGTGAAGTTGAAGCAAAAAATTTAGGCGGTATTATCACCATGACTGAAATTACCTCAAAGGCTGCACAAAATAGCTTTACTTTGCTTTTATTTATCACTGCTTTAATTTCTATAAATTTAGGCATTTTAAATCTTTTACCTATTCCTATGCTTGATGGAGGACATATACTTTTTAATCTTTATGAAATGATTTTTAGACGCAAGGTTCCACAGCGTGCTTTTGAATACTTAAGTTACGCAGGCATGGCAATACTTTTAAGCTTAATGCTCTTTGCAACTTATAATGATATATCAAGGATTGCAGGTGAATAA
- a CDS encoding CinA family protein gives MKHLLYLIGDELTINEKFKNYIYRTYEEKFKEINEIRIQNKTDKDLPFLLENLLNQYDFITLFTSPLHYATVAKILATLNDDNLILKDDTLVPDKAEFSKNSFVCNFSNSKINVVKINPSEKLPNLLGHIKLNFAYFCIFGMDDESAILLLQTLTKSYEISIKSTKLLDNLVLIKATCANFGKLDGFLNSVKNLFGQKVFLGKDPIHFISSKLLEKKIKISFAESCTGGLCASTLTKISGVSEIFEGSIVSYSNRIKHEWLGISESVLENNGEYSERCVYFMLKGIFKTANPDFALAISGVVGEKDEGKIKSGTIYIGAMFRDGTFIQETLYLDGDREFMQEQAVLATFCLLLKLKPEIFEI, from the coding sequence ATGAAACATTTGCTTTATCTTATAGGAGATGAGCTTACTATAAACGAAAAATTCAAAAATTATATTTATAGAACTTATGAAGAAAAATTTAAAGAAATTAACGAAATTCGCATACAAAATAAAACCGATAAAGATTTACCCTTTTTGCTTGAAAATCTCTTAAATCAGTATGATTTTATCACTTTATTTACAAGCCCTTTGCATTATGCGACTGTTGCTAAAATTTTAGCAACTTTAAATGATGATAATCTTATCTTAAAAGATGATACCTTGGTTCCAGATAAAGCAGAATTTAGTAAAAATAGCTTTGTGTGTAATTTTTCAAATTCAAAAATCAATGTCGTTAAAATAAATCCAAGCGAAAAATTACCCAATCTTCTTGGGCATATAAAATTAAATTTTGCATATTTTTGCATTTTTGGCATGGATGATGAAAGTGCTATATTACTACTGCAAACCCTAACAAAATCTTATGAGATAAGTATAAAATCAACCAAGCTTTTAGATAATCTTGTGCTTATTAAGGCCACTTGCGCTAATTTTGGAAAACTTGATGGTTTTTTAAATAGCGTAAAAAATCTTTTTGGACAAAAGGTGTTTTTAGGTAAAGATCCTATACATTTTATAAGCTCTAAACTTTTAGAAAAAAAAATAAAAATTTCTTTTGCTGAAAGTTGCACAGGTGGACTTTGTGCAAGCACCTTAACCAAAATTTCAGGTGTAAGTGAAATTTTTGAAGGTTCTATTGTAAGTTATTCCAACCGCATCAAACACGAATGGCTTGGAATTAGCGAAAGCGTCTTAGAAAATAATGGCGAATACAGTGAACGTTGTGTTTATTTTATGCTAAAAGGTATTTTTAAAACGGCTAATCCTGATTTTGCCTTAGCTATTAGCGGAGTAGTTGGCGAAAAAGATGAGGGAAAAATAAAATCAGGCACTATTTATATAGGTGCAATGTTTAGAGATGGAACTTTTATCCAAGAAACGCTTTATTTAGATGGAGATCGTGAATTTATGCAAGAACAAGCTGTTTTGGCAACTTTTTGCTTACTTTTAAAATTAAAACCTGAAATTTTTGAAATTTAA
- the fliW gene encoding flagellar assembly protein FliW, which yields MTLAVKCPILGFEETKNMEFSTIDEVFVRLKSLDGKDFSFVLINPYLIRPDYEFDIPTYYQELLSLTPESNMKIFNIVAIAKSIEESTVNFLAPVVINLDNNTMVQVILDTVNYPDFFQADQIANYIKK from the coding sequence ATGACCCTAGCTGTTAAATGCCCTATCTTAGGTTTTGAAGAAACCAAAAATATGGAATTTTCAACTATCGATGAAGTATTTGTAAGACTTAAAAGTCTTGATGGTAAAGACTTTTCTTTTGTTTTAATTAATCCTTATTTGATTAGACCTGATTATGAATTTGATATACCAACTTATTATCAAGAGCTTCTTTCTTTAACACCTGAATCTAATATGAAAATTTTTAATATAGTAGCCATAGCAAAAAGCATTGAAGAATCGACAGTGAATTTTCTAGCTCCAGTAGTCATTAATCTTGATAATAATACTATGGTACAAGTGATACTAGATACAGTTAATTATCCGGACTTTTTTCAAGCTGATCAAATTGCTAATTATATTAAAAAATAA
- a CDS encoding sugar phosphate isomerase/epimerase family protein, translating into MKIGLETESMYLWFQNGRMDIFSYIDFAKNLGCEGVIINIIKDFGLDEEWGCLGSDDENHLKKIKAKLDEYNMYCEIDSKGFNRDKFEKIAKVASILGAKIIRSYVPLTDKNKKVKHASDGAYDDSKITARFDKEDFLATKDKIKALIPILEKYDLKLAIENHEYQTSEDLLDLLKLINHLK; encoded by the coding sequence ATGAAAATAGGTTTAGAAACTGAAAGCATGTATTTATGGTTTCAAAATGGCAGGATGGATATATTTTCTTATATCGATTTTGCTAAAAATTTGGGCTGTGAGGGTGTGATTATAAATATCATTAAAGATTTTGGTTTGGATGAAGAATGGGGATGCTTAGGAAGCGATGACGAAAATCATCTTAAAAAAATTAAAGCCAAATTGGATGAATACAATATGTATTGTGAGATTGACTCTAAGGGTTTTAATAGGGATAAATTTGAAAAAATTGCTAAAGTAGCTTCTATTTTAGGTGCTAAAATTATACGCTCTTATGTGCCCTTAACCGATAAAAATAAAAAGGTTAAACATGCTAGCGATGGGGCTTATGATGATTCTAAAATTACTGCTAGATTCGATAAAGAAGATTTTTTAGCTACAAAGGATAAAATAAAAGCTTTGATACCGATTTTGGAAAAATATGATTTAAAACTTGCTATAGAAAATCATGAGTATCAAACTTCAGAGGATTTGCTTGATTTGTTGAAATTGATCAATCATCTAAAATAG
- the rpsR gene encoding 30S ribosomal protein S18 — protein sequence MAEKRKYSRKYCKYTEAKVEFIDYKDTAMLKHALSERFKIMPRRLTGTSKKYQEMVEVAIKRARHVALIPYIVDRKEVINNPFEGL from the coding sequence ATGGCAGAAAAAAGAAAATACTCTCGCAAATATTGCAAATACACTGAAGCAAAAGTTGAATTTATTGATTATAAAGATACAGCAATGTTAAAACATGCTTTATCTGAAAGATTTAAAATCATGCCACGCCGTTTAACAGGTACAAGCAAAAAATACCAAGAAATGGTAGAAGTTGCAATCAAACGTGCAAGACATGTAGCTCTTATCCCTTATATAGTAGATAGAAAAGAAGTAATCAATAATCCTTTTGAAGGACTATAA